The DNA region aaaaatagaataacgcattaatttgttaaaaaatttcaacttatactaataaaaattcgagcttcaacaaaaaaataaataataataaatcaaaacaaaatcaattaggaATCACAGAAGAGCAATGAGCCTATATATACTTTAGTATACATCTCTTTTGATACATAAGTTCAGACCAAAATCAACAGACGTTAGTTTTCATCTCCAAGACTTCCTTGCATCATGAATCCGAACTATAGCCTACTTGACCAACTAACTCCTTTAACACATGATTGGACTATTGTCGTTCGAGTAATAAGGGCGTGGTttgctgaagaagaggaggaaggacaGAACGGTTCGTTCTATAATCTGTTGTTGATGGATCGAAAGGTATGTAAACCAGAAACAATTTCTCTATTATTAAATATGTAATTGTATTTCAATTTAATTCACAGACATAAATTCATATGAAACTCCTTCATTTCTAAGGTCAAACAATCCATGCCGAGTGTAGGCATAACCTTCATGAACGTTTTGCCAACAGAATCACGGAAGGTTTGGTATACCGTTTTGAATATTTCTAAGGTATGACATATTTTCCGAGGTCTTAGTGCATCTAGGCATATCTATAAGATACACTTGCAAAGTAGATCAAGGATGATTCCATATAATAAAGATATGTTTCCTGTGCGTGATCTGTTATTTGACAACGTGCATGAAATTCTAAATTCTAACTTTGACGAGCGGTTCTTAGTTGGTATATAAATACCTTCATTTAAATAACTTCAAATACATCAACACTTCCATGTATTGACATTACCATTCAAACAAAAGTTATGGGCGAAGTAATGCACGTCGGAAATTACAACGGATTTGAGCGGAACGGAGTCCATACGCAGAGCAGagacattgaaattgaatctcaaggataaatttgtttttatcaataacaaattagtattattaatttctCTAAATTCCTACGGCAGAAAGTtaacaacttttatttaatttttttccagcaaaaaaattaaatgttttttatacgGCTAATTTGTCGACGAATTGGATGCACTTCTAAATTCAAAAGACAACAAACACGTTGTTATTATCATATTGTTGGAGTTGTAACAATTCATCAAGGTACATTTAATAATTttgagcaacaaacaaacataaacttctatataataaatcaacatgttcaaacttaaacttacaatcgatcgctaattttttttccaggggAATATAAACTGACTGCTGGGTTAAACTGCACTAAAGTAATGTTCAATCCTGACATTCCACAAGCAGTGTCCTACAGAGAAAGGTATGTATGTACTGTGGATTTCATAttactttgaacaaatttagatgacaaataacaacataatttttgttttttagaagATTATTTGAGTGTGATGCAGTTCAGACTCAAGTAATGAACATTGTGATTGAAAGATTAAATGTTActaacgcttttcccaagcacaaatattaaaaatttggtTACTTGCAGATCGGTATGTTCTCAtcacttttaattttatttattagaaaattttttattaaaaaaaacagacattgattttcattcaacgttttaattaaataaaacaattacctattatattattaacttaGTATCAAtgaatatattattaaattagtaaataaacatATAATGTTAAGGATTACAATAAACAGAAATGCGTTTTAAATACAAAATCCAAGGGGTTAGAGATTTTTAAACACTAACTACAAACTTAAATACTTATtaaactaatctaataatcaCCTATTATGGGAAATTAGCAACACATGAATAATGggataaaatatcaattaattagaccATAAACTCTAATAGTCTTTCATTgaatttaattgctttaaattcataacgttataataggaaaaaaagattttgatacacggtttgaacatttttaaaaaagattAATTCATAGTCAACAGTTAAAACAACAGCTACTATattcaattcttaaaaaaaaatgctgaaacacttatttaatttttaaaaaaaaaaaacttaaattttaatcaatttaaaaaaatctttaaaagtaaataccgtatttaaaaaagaaaataaaaaaaactcagcTACTTAAAGGTCTTTTAACGAGtatattaattatcatttaataaatataaaaactctTATATAAACGTATTTAATGGATCTTAAATAGTGTGTTTTATATTCAGTTATAAAAACAATAGACACTATAATCCCtccttttagaaaaataaagtttacactatacaaatttaattactttttctataaataaattactatctaaaaaataacaacaaaatcaagtacaatcatttcccatttaaaaaaacatgttacTGAGTATTTACATTTAAAAGTATTACATTTACATATGTTATTATCACTGTTAATCTAACAATCAGTTCtaactacaatttttttttttgcatttaattCATTTCTACAGCGTACAATATTCATTATATATGCCACGATTAAGAAAATTGAGAGCACAAATGATTGGTATTACCATGACTGTGAATGTAACTCAGCAGCATACTCTAACGGAGCACAATATTATTGTGAAAAATGTAACAAGCATGTCACTCCTACCATAAGGTAATCTACAAAttcgataaataaattaatttgtaaaatatgcaatttatttaattattaatgtttaCATCAGGTACAAATTGTTGCTTAATGTTGCTGATGATACTGGATCTACAACGTTTACCGTTTTTGATCGCGAAGGTTGTTATCTGATGAACAAAAAAAGCAACGAGATATTGGAAAAATGGAAAAGGTAAACATAGTCATGTCAAAAAAAGGTACATTTTTATTGCTCacttaattcataatatattaattttttcattttaatttatgtaGACCGGGAGCATGGAACACCCCCCACAAGAAATTGTAGATTTAGTGCACAAGAAATTTCTTTTCAAGGTTGAAGGGAAGGATATATGCGGAAGGTGGTTTAATCCAGCATTTAACGTCTTGAAAATTTGCAAGGACcaacaaataatttcaaaattcaaaacaacgGTAAAATTTTAAACTTTTATTGCTAAATAATGGTTATTTATATCTACATAATGAATTTTGATATTTCCGATTCAAATGTAAAATCTCTGATTGAGGTATTGGTCATCATTATTGTCAAATAGGTTTGTTTTAGACATTGGTCATCACTattttaaatatgtttattttgcAGACAATCACTAAAAATGTTAAACGAAACACACCTACACCTATACTTGAAGACTCCAACACACCTATTAAACGTCGTTCATATGAAGGATCCAtaacagaagttgttggaagtaACGATGCAGAAATGTTCAAAAAGATCAAGTTTTCAAAGAATTAGTAGCATTTCCTCAAGATTGTTTACAAATAAAGAACCTATGTGCTAAACTTTCACTTTTATGCCTTTACCCACGTTGacaatgtgttttttttggtaaattgaccTATGTGGTAACTTTCAAACATTTTGACATTTGTTTTTCGTATATTGACCATGTTactaaaatattcaataaatcgTTTTATGTTTGCAAATCTTCGTGCATACATCAATTTAAATGTGCTTTCGACCCTTAAACACattactttgaaaaaaaaacctacatcacaaatgtgcaaaaaacgaaaaataaactaaatacatatataaaataaataaaaaagatattaattaattaacaaaaataaaaaaataaatctaaaattaaatttcccgtgcaaggcacgggttaAAAACTAGTATCAATTTAAACTAACGTGAATTCTTAATGGTTGGCTATTTTTGTAAATAAAATACATCCACCAACGTAAATTGATCTATTTTCTACATAACTAAGACATGTTAATATATcaaatcttttcaaaataaaaaacacaaatcAACTAAAAATGTTTTAAGAACTACATGGCTCCATTTGTAAATGGACGCTTAGGGTGAGTAATCGACTCCCGGATCCAACTCTGGTTGCGAAGATCATAAGTTTATGGGTTTTCCGATGTTTTCCCACTTTAAAAACATTGGTGGTGACTCTTCTGAAGTCTAATGTTTGTAGCGCCGTCCCGCCTCAATCCTGGTTGCGACACTATCCTTTTAGTCTATGCTTTGCTATAGATGAAAATGGCATTCTAACTGTTTCTGTTGAGGGAATAAGTATAACCACTGGTATTAAGAATGAGATAACCATAAACAATGAAACAGAAAGGCTGTCAGCTAAAGAAATCAGAAGAATGATTCAAGAAGCTGAAAATTACGAGGTTGATGATATGGAGTTCAAGAAGAACATGAAAGCAATGAATGCTCTTGATCGTTACCTTTACAAAATGAGCAAACATATGAAAGATAAGTGTGTCAGTTCTAAGCTTCCTCCAATAGTCCAAGATAAGATCAATTCAGCTATTGTAAAGGGCcaagatttgcttgatgatgaCCAGCAGCAAGAGACAATCGTATATGTGGAGTTTCTAAGGGAGGTCAAGAGCATTTTTATACCTGATAGCACTCCTCCACCTGCCAAATCAATTGCAAAAAGGACCTGGGGCAAGTTGAAGAAGCTTAGtttgttcaatttttttggtacatgagaaagttaaaaacaaaacagaagcaaaagaaaaaaaaacaaacctaCCCACACCCTACCAGATTAACAACTTCAGGTGGTGGAGTAAGCCACATAGAGAACTCTATCCTAAGACCCATTCCTATCTTTGCTAGAGCATCAGCAATCAAATTAAGTTCTCTAGGCTTGTGAAGGAGGGACATTTCCCAATCTTGATGCAGCAAATTCTTTGCTTCAGATAAAAAAGCAGCATAAGAGTAGAGATTATGAGACCTATTCTCCGAGAGAGCATCCACCACCTCCATACAATCAGAATAGCACAAGAGCTTACGGAAAATAGGATTAAGCCACCAGTTGGGCTAACCTTGGCGGAATAATTGTGTTATTGGGATACTCCCAATTTTTTGCttgttctttattttcttaaggcttaatccagtttttggtccctaacctttgtcataaatatggctttagtccctcgccggagtaaaggtggggattgatccccagtttttggcaaaatgattggctttggtccttccggccggttgggtcaacgtcggagctccgccagctgatgtggcccttgccacgtcaattaatgagtacacgtgacttttctttttcttttttcatttgaaaaaaaaatatcaattatatcttaattaaatttttttatgtttattgttcatcttcttcaaacatcCTTCTATCATCTTCAAATTATTTCCAGAACATTCATCCCTCTTTCTGAAACTTAGGCTCCATGAATCAAGCACTCGTTTAAGGCTTTCTTTAAtcccaaatcaattttcttttcttaataTATTACCAAATTTAAGCACCCCAATTCtactcaaccatctgaaataaaacaaaaacacatTAGGCAGACATGAATTAGAACCCCCAAATCAATTGCATCATTAcacatgaaagaattgaaatcGAGCAAATGAAGAAAGCAATTAATTTTCTGAAGCCCCAAATCAATTACATCATTACTCATTGAAAGTAGATCTCGTTAAACCAGAAATGTAATAGACCCATCTCCGAGAGGGTGAAGAGGAGAAAGTAAATGATGAAAGATCTGAACTTTCTTCCTCCCCTACAACGTTAACATCTTTAGAACAAGAGAACTGCACAGAGGGGGTCAACAAAGGAGGAAGAGACTGCAGAGAGGGATTCGACCCGATTAAGGGTCTGGGGGTCAAAGGAACCAGAAATCGGGTCAAGGGAAGAACAGAGAGGGAAAGAAACTTTGCCGGAAAACAGTGGAGGCCATTGCCATCGTTCCCGGCAAGCCACCATCGCCATTTTCTTCTCTGCTTTTTTGGCGAACTCAACCACCAAGCACCACCTCTGATACTCAAAGTCAGATCAAGGAAAAAGGAGTTTTTTCCCCCTTGCATGTCGTTTTTAGGTTGTCTCTCTCCAAATCCCAGCTCTCTCTTCTCCATTTCCAGAACGGAGGAGTCACCACCCCCAATCCCACCAAACCGCCCACCCCAGAAACCCCAATCTAGAGAAATCAGAAAACAGAAACCCTAACCTAAAACCCCCACTCCAGAGATTTTCAATTGATCTGAGTGTGAAAAAAGAAGATGTATAGTGAAGTTGATGGAGAATGATGATGAGATTCATAAAGGGCTTGGTTGGGGtggaggttgaagaagatggTGATGAAGCTGAAGATTAggatttcttttatttaattaaatgaaATGATTTAATTAAGGGTTTTCATTAtgggtttttttaatttaaaagaaaaagaaaaaaatagccACGTggactcattaattgacgtggcaagggccacatcagctggcggagctccggcgttgacccaaccggccggaaggaccaaagccaatcattttgccaaaaatTGGGGatcaatccccacctttactccggcgagggactaaagtcatatttatgacaaaggctggggaccaaaaactggattaagtcttttcttaatttttttctggATTGTTCTTAGTAGATTAATTAGCTTGGTTGGGAATTGTTTTAATAAAATTGAAGtatctattttttctttaattgtagtaattttttttttactttttaatatttttgtagATGCTAGGAGACATGCATCGATTTTATTATCCAAGATTACTTCTAAGTGCCTGAAGAGACATGGTAAGAAAACTTATGTGTGTACTGTGTACCTACAGAGGCATGGTAAAGAATACTTCTAAGGAGAAGTTATGAGAATACTACTTGTAAGGAGAGTACCCAAAATTTTGCTCTTTGTCCCTAAAACCTTAAGCATTCAAAACcaagatttagaatcaattttccaagcgcCACAACTCCTCATGCTCTCATGCTCTCGGCCTAGCCTCAACCCAAAACACatggaaattatttttgttCCTTCAACCCAAGTGGTACACATCAAAGGCAAGACAACATCAATGGTGAAAACCATCTTAGAATTTCGaaaatcacttttccaaaataaTCACTTCTCAAGATCTTAACTTTTTGAAGAACAAATTAGAGGAATCAATAGATTAAGATAGTAAGAATAATATTGCAAAAGGAAAATTTTCAAATGCTcaactcaaaatcaattttgacgACAAACCTCAATTTTTTGGAAATTAAATTGCATCACTAGATAGTCATCTACAAGGGGAAGAAGAAATGTGAAGAAGAAATATGGATCATTGGCCAAAGCGTCAACCAAATCAAACCTAAAGCCTACAAAACATACACATGACCACCTTAAGATTAAGTAGCTAGGAATTAATCTTGATAAATTAACTTAACTAGCTCCAAGTCTGACCATTAGTCACTTAAAACATGGCCTAAAGGTGGTGGAGCCACAAGTCCCTGTTGGCTGGCTCCTCAAGCCAAGCCTTAAAAAATATCTCGGCACAAAGCGCACCGAAATCGACTCGTTCACAACTTTATTTTTCGCAgatgcaattttttttattataaaaatggATTCCTTACGTCAAATGGAATCGCTTTGTGGTTGTCAGATTTTTGTTAATGAGTCCCGAACATGCTCGTTTATAGCCGGGAAGTCATCTGCTAAACCTCTGTAGAGGTGAAAAAAAACTTCCATGGGCTCTGAAAATAAAACATGTCACTATTACAatcaaaattcatgaaattaaacATAAATTCTCATAAAGACCATAGAAAAATCCTATTCTCGCTCTAATTTAGAATTAAGACTTATTCAGTATTTTTACGACGAGGGACAATTTTCCGAATACTTCAAAACATAGTCAATTTTTTCAGGCAAGGTTCTGAAATTCAGCATTCGAAGTATAATTGCATATAAAATGAGTTATGAATAATATTTCATTTGTGTTTTAATCACACACTTCCTTACAAACATATTTACGCTAACACACGCTTAAAGCGtaaatcagaaaattaaataatttaattctCAAAGTTCAAGGTCTTATACATTACACCTCCATTTAGCATTAAAGTTGTCTATGAAACGCATTGCATCATGCATTTTTTCTTTATACTCTACTTCAAATTTGATTCGGAGTTTTCTCTCTAACTCCTCCTAGGAAATCCTAATTTCAACCTCAGACTCCAACCACTCTTCG from Lotus japonicus ecotype B-129 chromosome 2, LjGifu_v1.2 includes:
- the LOC130736530 gene encoding uncharacterized protein LOC130736530 — protein: MVGNNTGDFRPCKNQDKITFKFETKVIPVSVEKVPVNLFKFADFEEILSPSFDQQILVDVIGSLTAIGTEVEFSRNGVPTKRIQIEITSGGPHTKCVLFGEYVEELNAFLQAGNISNVVVVLLLAKLRTFKEKLNCKMHSIAANYCSTWIIPMLFVCEKSFAIIQKSAKDVEANVVKGGDKLSIPQEIRDIMHKQLLFKVEAKEDFGGRFESTYTVKKICKDADIIMKFIHNEASGSDISVIVLKSPTERTIFIIYATIKKIESTNDWYKLLLNVADDTGSTTFTTGSMEHPPQEIVDLVHKKFLFKVEGKDICGRWFNPAFNVLKICKDQQIISKFKTTTITKNVKRNTPTPILEDSNTPIKRRSYEGSITEVVGNENGILTVSVEGISITTGIKNEITINNETERLSAKEIRRMIQEAENYEVDDMEFKKNMKAMNALDRYLYKMSKHMKDKCVSSKLPPIVQDKINSAIVKGQDLLDDDQQQETIVYVEFLREVKSIFIPDSTPPPAKSIAKRTWGKLKKLSLFNFFGT